CTGACGCTGTCCACGACCGATCGGGATCATGGCGTCGATCGCCTTGATGCCGGTCTGCATTGGCTCGTGAACCGACTTACGGGCCATAACGCCAGGAGCCTGAAGCTCAAGGGCGCGGCGGCCGGTCGAAGCGATTTCGCCAAGGCCATCAATTGGGTTTCCGAGAGGGTCAACCACGCGGCCGAGGTATCCCTCGCCAACGGGAACGGAGAGGACCTCACCTGTGCGGGTGACTTCCTGTCCCTCTTCAATGCCGGTGAACTCACCGAGCACAACAACACCAATTTTGGTCTCGTCGAGGTTTTGAGCAAGACCGAGGGTTCCGTCGGCAAAACGAACCAGCTCGTTCGCCATAACGCCGGGGAGACCCTCAACGTGTGCGATACCGTCAGCGGCATCAACAACGTAGCCAATCTCAGTCTTCGAGGCCTTATCGGGCTCGTAGGATGCCGCAAAGTCCTTCAGCGCATCACGGATTTCATCCGGGCTGATCGATAGTTCTGCCATTTGGTTTCCTCTGTTACGATTCGTAAACCAAATGGTTTACGGATATAAAAAAATTCTCGCTCGGTTACTAGCGGTGAGCTAGCTTGCGAGTTGACGTCGTAGTTCGCTGAGGCGAGCCGAGACACTCCCATCGATGACATCGTCACCGATTTGAATGTGCAGTCCGCCGATGAGTGAGGGATCAACGATGACGTTGATCTTGACCGGACGGTCGTACGAGGAAGAGAGCGACTTCTGGAGTCGGTCTACTCGAGCGGCGTCAAGGTCGTGAGCGCTTGTAACCGTTGCAAGGGTGAGCCCTGACTGGTCAGCAACCGTTTTTGCTGCTTCGGTGAGCAGCTCACCGATGCGGCGTCCGCGAGGAACGCTCACCAGGTGGGTGACGATCGCCTGCGTTGCTGACGAGGCTTTGCCTGCAAGGAGACGCTGCGCGAGAGCAGCTTTTGCGTCGGCGACACCGAGGGTGCTTCCGAGCGCAAGCTCAAGCTCCGCGTTGGACGATACCGCTGCGTTGACAGCAAGCAATTCGTCGTCGATTGCGAGGCCGGCAGGTGCCGTGATCGCAAGCGTGCGGATGCCGAGGTCTTCGAGCGCGTCGACAACATCGGCTGGCTCTGACCAACGGCTGTCAGCCACGGTCTTGAGCAGCGCAAGCGCCGCCGGGGCAACCGAGCCAGAAAAGACTCGGTCGACCACGGCGTTTTTGGCTGCCGCGTCGGCAATCGGGTTTCCGATTGCCGCACGCAGGGCCGAGTGTGAATTCAGCGTGCGAGCTGCGTCAAGCAGCTGCACGCCAACCTCTGCCGTGAGCGAACTGGACTGTGCGTTGAGCACAGACTGCGCTGCGGCGAGGGCTTCTCTGGATGCACTACCCATTACTTAGCAGCCTTTTCGGATGCTTCGAGGTCAGCGAGGAAGCGGTCGACGAGTGCGCCGGCCTTCTTGTCGTCGCTGAGGCTTTCGCCAACCACGCCTGAGGCGAGGTCGATGGCGAGCGAGCCAACCTCTTTACGAAGGGTTACTACTGCGCTCTGGCGCTCGGCCTCGATCTGTGCCTTTGCGGTTGCGGTAACGCGAGCGGCCTCAACCGTCGCGGCTTCCTTGGCCTCAGCAACGATCTTGGATCCGTCTGCACGAGCGGACTCGCGGATTTCTCCGGCTTCCTGACGGGCACCAGCAAGCTGGGCCGTGTATTCCTGCAGAGCGGCCTCGGCCTGAGCCTGAGCTTCGTCGGCCTTCGCGATGTTGCCTTCGATAGCGGCAGAACGCTCG
The sequence above is drawn from the Lysinibacter cavernae genome and encodes:
- a CDS encoding F0F1 ATP synthase subunit delta encodes the protein MGSASREALAAAQSVLNAQSSSLTAEVGVQLLDAARTLNSHSALRAAIGNPIADAAAKNAVVDRVFSGSVAPAALALLKTVADSRWSEPADVVDALEDLGIRTLAITAPAGLAIDDELLAVNAAVSSNAELELALGSTLGVADAKAALAQRLLAGKASSATQAIVTHLVSVPRGRRIGELLTEAAKTVADQSGLTLATVTSAHDLDAARVDRLQKSLSSSYDRPVKINVIVDPSLIGGLHIQIGDDVIDGSVSARLSELRRQLAS
- a CDS encoding F0F1 ATP synthase subunit B: MLNAVIVAAAEGESINPIIPASYDIIWSAVCFAIILIFFWKSILPKVQTMLDERSAAIEGNIAKADEAQAQAEAALQEYTAQLAGARQEAGEIRESARADGSKIVAEAKEAATVEAARVTATAKAQIEAERQSAVVTLRKEVGSLAIDLASGVVGESLSDDKKAGALVDRFLADLEASEKAAK